The region AGTCCTTCATCCTTGGATGCTAATTGCCAGATACCAAGAGGAAGGCCGGATGACCATATCTTGATCTAGATCTTGAGGCTTTTTGGCTAGTAGATTAGGAGCGGGTTTGGATTCGTGGAGACCTGGCGCCATGGGGGTAATTGGCGACATCCGTCATATGGTGACAAAGGAGACTGGCCCTGACTGCTACATTgaacaaaagaaagagaaaatatgaataacCCGGCTATATGGGATGACCCAAGAAGACCTAGGATACTAGTACTATACACATAAGGATGGTCATCTTCTCTTACTCCCTTCGCTGGTGGCGAGCCTCCGGTAAGATGGGAGAAGAGGATCTGGGGTAGAGGAAGCAACATGGTAgcgggcaaaaaaaaagaaaaacaaagctgGAGGTCCTTCGAGAGGTGTCTTGCCACAACGTATATAGTATTCTCAATCTACCCTAGTTCAAACAAACACATTAATTAAAATAGGTTAGGTTAGAGCAAAGACACACCTACAGACCAGTCCGCACCCATCCCAATTCAACCAGATTAAGAGAACTCATAGGTCGTAAAAGAAGGGAGTGGAGCAAGGACATAACTGGTGAGGGTGGATTGATAATTTAAACCGTTTGGTTTTCTAGttgagttttaaaaaatcaaagtaatttttattttttaataaaaaattccttGTTTCATCCATTTTTGTTAGTTCATTACCGTTTTCACAAAAAATGGAGATTTTGTTTACGAGCGGTTTTAGCTGATATCAGAATTGTGAACCCCGCCCATGATAtacttggttttttttttaattttatacaatgcaaatataaaatacatggGAACTCTACTACAAAGTTCGGTTTCAAAAAGTGGGGGTATAATCTGAAACCTTAAGATGGAGTGGTAAAACCACAATTACAATTGAAAGCATGGTAACAACATAATaagatttgattaaatttctaattccaacaatcttttttataagaataaatctataaaatcTAGTAAAGCtacaacattaaaaatatttttttggggtaAATCTACATATATCATTTTCCCTAAGCGTCTCATATTTTCTATTGGAAACATAAAGAAAAAGTCAACATTTGGTCTCAACTATCAAACTGATTACCATTAGTCTCTCAACTCTTGAAGTTGTCCACATTTCATTTCTGGATATAGATCAGGGTAGTTTTCGATAACATTTCAACATGTGTTATCCtaggaattttttattttttaaatctttttaagaaataattttattactaaacctctgggaaaaatattttcaccgcatgaatcttttggccacgccaccaatatTGACATGGCCAAAACgcttgccacgccattgtcggtggcgtggcagcattgtcttgccacgcgaCTGATATTGGCGTGGTAAGACTGCCACGTCATTCTACGCTGATTAGGCTGtgtggcagcgttgtcttgccacgccattgtcactggcgtggccaaaaggtttagttttgaaaaaattttgtccgaaggtttagtaataaaattatttcttaaaaagttttatttaataaaaaatttcttatcCTAGTTAGCATATAGGATTAtaaagagagaggaaaaggaagcAAGGATGACATGCACtatgttatatattatttcctttttattttattgctgTTAATCATCGATTGGTACATTGATGTCATTACTCTTTATCTATGTGGATTCCATGTAGGTACCCCATCATCAAAAACTATCTCAATTTAGATCTAGAGATGAAATGTTGAGAGATAAAAACATAATCGGTTTGATAGTTGAGAGACCAAATTAGGCATTTGTCTAACATACAATCGTGTTATGTACCATAGTACCATACAGGATTCAAGTTGAGTAAACCCTGCAACCTGAAGTGTTATTCCTTGATCTATTGCAAAggatgatatattttaaagaaaaatcatatcttttatttttattaatgattaagtTAAGAATAGATGTGTTTATTGCCACATGTGTGttattgtttagatttttaaaagaactttcatactccctccataccGGTATTAGATGACGTCCTGGAGATTTCTCTCATTTGCGAAAAGGAAGACGTTTAGGCCGCTGGGGGATGTTTTGGACGTGATTGCCCTCCATTAATTACGTCGTCCGCTCGCGCTTCGTTTCTCGTCGCGTGTCTCCTCGGTTCCCGGCGGCTCATCATTTTCTATGAGTCCTCCCTCACAAGACCCTCGCTTGCTTCCATCTAGCTCGCCACGCAAGACGTCTTCGCCGTCGCGCAGTACATGGACGTCGTAGTGCAGGAGGAGGTCACTGCGTCGGAGTCCATGGACCTCGCCGCGCAGGAGGTGGTCACCGCGCCAGAATCAGTGGACTCCGTCGCGCAGGAGGTGGTGACTGCCTCGGACTCCATGGAAGTTCTCGCGCCGGACTCCATCGATCTCGTCGCGCAGCATGTCTTCGCCGCGCCGGATTCCATGGACGCCGTCGCGCGGGAGGTGGTGACCCCGTCGAACTCCATCGATCTCGCCGCGCAGGACGTCTTcgcgcaggaggaggaggtggtgccgGATTCCATGGAGACGACGACTCCTTTTCTTTGTGCTAGATGTGGTCTTGTACATGAAGATCGCGAATCATGGAACCGTGTTCATTCTCGGACCATTGAGTGCGCGAAGTGTGTCCTCGTCCACATGGATTACTAGATTAGGTCCACAGTTCGCCATATCGATGATTTTGATTGCCATGCAGCGCTGGACGTGAAGCACAAGATTGAACAAGATGACAAGGAATGGCAGTGCAAGATGGAAGAAGACAAGATCATCAACAAGAACATCAAGTAGCAGATGAACACGACAACATGAAAAAGTAAGATTACATAGAGTTTCATGCATCTAAACTACTCATGGCTGCAGCTAGCAACAAAGGATCACAAGAAATTTGCAAAGGCAGCCGTTGTTCTCTCTCTAATCTTTCCTTTTGCATGTGAGgaattttgtatttgttgcACCCTTTGATCTTCATGACTTCCATCAAAACTGTTTGGAGGGTTACAAAAATTCTATTTGCCTTGTGTGGACTGTACTCCATGAATGCCTACATGTGTTGAAAATTTGAGTGAGCAAAAACCCAATAACAACAATGTTAAAAAACAGAGATCAAATGAATTGCTTGAATTACCTCATGTACTACCGGAATTAGAGCTTCAACTGTTTTAGCATTCTTCTTGTATTGAATTGCTTGAATTGCTCGGAAAAATCCCAAATCAAGGATGTTAAAATCAGGAGAATTTGGTGGTTGACAAATCAACCGAATATCAAATCCATGTTGCTTTGCAGCCTCACAAAATTGTGGATCATCCAATTTTAGATGTGAAGGCGTGTTGTCTTGTTGAATATAAATCGGTTTGCCCACATCCTCTCTTGGCCATTTAGCTCTAATTGCCGGCAACACTTTGTTGATCATGAAATCTCTAATAACATCCCTAGTGATAGAGAGTATTGGTTTCACCATCAAATCTCCACGAACACGACCAGTTCTGACATTGCCCCTTTGAGCTGGTTCCCAAGTGACTAATGGGAAACATCCAATCTTGCCATCAAAAATACACTCTCCACTTTCACTAAACCTTGGCCGAGCACAAACAACCAAGAACATGATTCTAGAGAtgtaatttttgttcttacaAGTACGATGAGGCTCATCTTCTTTGGGTAGCAAGTAATACTTCTCTGATTGTTGTGTGAGGTAAAACCATTTTTCATCAATGAACGCTATATCAAACAAATCCTTAAATCTCGGGTCATCAAGCATCTCATTGTCAATCATATCAACACACCACTTTAACCGAGTTTTTTTGTTAGCAGGGGTGAGAAATGGCTTTATGCTACTAGAGTGACGCCTAATAAGACCCTTTTTTAGAAACCTTTGAATGCTCCATTTGCTCATGTTTAGTTTACTACTCAAATCTTCTATTGTCATTCTTTCCTTGAGAGGAATGTTGCGCAATTCTTCCAAACTAACATGGGTTGCTTTACGACCACATCTCCCTTTCTTTCTACTACTAACCTCAACTGAAATAAAATTAGCAAGCTGAGTTTTACCTCTCTTCCACAAACGTTGGACTGATTGAATGTGCTGCCCGAAATGCTCAGCAACAATGCTTGTGTCTCTTGCCAAGCTTCCCATTCTTGCTTCTAGCTAACAAAGCTTGGTAAACTTGTTTGCGAAGCTCATCGGACATCTCCTTCCTTCGATGGTTGGCTTGCACGGCTTGAACTAATATAACACAATGCAAAAGAACGGTGAGATCGAAGGAAAAAGAactcaaaagcaaaaggaaaCTAACAACACAAATGCATTACCAGGGACGTGAACATTATGCTCCGAAGGGATGTTGACATCAAAGTTGCTAGGGGCGCCATCTTCTTCCTTAAACGCACGTTGAGGTCGATGTTCAGATTCATGTTGGCAAGGGACGAGAGGACGGAAGCAAGTCACGGTGAGCAGGGATTCATTTGGGCAAGGGGATGCAAGTCACGGTCAGCTGGAGCCTCGGTTAAATAGGAAACGAGGCGTCAAAAAGGCCACGACGAAAAAACGAGCGCCAGCGAACGAAAACGTTCGAAAAACTAGCGAAAAAGCCCTCCCCGATGGCGCCACCGAGCGAAAAACGAGCGCCATGCACTGGCACGTGATCGAGCCATGCAAAATCATGTGAAACCCAAAATAATGGAACCACCAAGGGATTGAACCGGTGACCTCATGGCTCAAGCCTAAACGTGGTAACCAGTAGCACTGCATTGTGTTTCGTGTTTGGTAACAGCTGCATCTGTATTTAAAAAGGGCAAACCGAGAAAAATAACACCTATTTAGTGAGTGCTTGGCATGCACAATCTTGTCCTAAACATCATCTAATACCAGTACGGAGCGAGTATTGTATATTccccgttccaaaatataaacatttctagatTGTTTAATATGGATtaagtttggaaaaaaaatactatgttgtcccttaataaataaggaatggAAGGGCTAAGAGTGAGATAGGAGATGAGGATAAAATGTGAATAATTTAGAACAGTAAGTGATTGCTGGACGAGTGGTATCGCGAATAATGTTAGAAATGCTTATGTTGTGGTATATGAGTTAAatcctagaaatacttatattttggaacagataAAGTAATTTCACACTAtgttatataaacattaaCAGTAAAATTATAGTGTTGGATACTgagtaaaaaaactaatacatCTAtccataaatgtttgacgctgttgactttttttataaacgtttgattattcgtcttattcaaaactttttttcaaatatgtaaagttatatatatgcataaaagtatatttaataataaatgaaatgatataaaataattaataactatgtaaattatttgaataagataaatagtcaaacgtgtataacaAAATCaggcgttaaacatttagagaaggggaggagtatttcttatattttaaggaTGAAGAGACTATATACAAACTGGAGAGTAGCCCAACCCAGCCCTAACCGTTGAAAAGAACGGGCCGTAGATTTGAAGACAACAAATTTACAAGGTGGCTTTTACTGGTTCAATGACAACATCAGACACTGTGGAGACCTGAGGTCGTGGAAAAGCAACAGCGATTGTGACATGTTTAAACTAATTGTGAAAAGTATTTAGTAACAAGTAAATAAAAGAGGAGAAACGCTCTTTCctttctctttgtttttttactgaaagGAAACGCTCGTTTTCTAGTGCTGactctttctcctttttttttccctttaatAACGGGAAACAAACGCTCCTAAAATTTCTAGTGCTTGCACGGGTGGCTAGCTTGCTCGTGCAACCAAGCGGCGCCGGATCGGAATTCCTCGACTGCGTCGTCACTCGATCGCCTTGGCCTCGAAGCAGCAGCATCTTCTATCCAATGGCAAGACGCGCTGGAGTGCTGGACCGACATGGCTGTGGTGGCGCCGTTTCGTGACCGCGTGTGATCGAGCGGCAATCTTTGACCCGCGAGCTGTCTGCCGGTCTTCCAACCGGGCCACTCCCCACCTTGAGCGAACGCAGGCTCGGTTAGCTAAGAGTGGATTGTACGTCAAACAACGTTtagctaatttatttatgggtaaatttttttatataataataatggtACTGGTGAAAAAAGTAAtgatgacaaaatttaaaaagaactCTATGCTTAAGTTCaagaattttaatttcaacaTTAGTATATGCATTTTAGCCGTACCTAGCTGTGTCGTCCCTCTCCGGCCGCAGCATCAACAATTCAGCATCCatcgcccgctcgccgcccgGCTGGATCGAGCTGTACGCGCAGTACCCAGCACGAACTACCGCGCCACGCCGCAGCACACGATCACGCATGTGACGGGTCTACGTGTAGCACTAATGATTGCTTTAGGCTTAGttcgtgaaaagaaaatttttagttgtCATGTCACGTGTTTGTCAGATATTAgggttttttaaaatgaataaaaagaacaatttCATAGCTTgactggaaaccgcgagatgaatctttcgagcataattaattcatcattagcacatacgGAAacggtagcacttatgactaatcatgaactaattaggcttaaaagtttcgtctcacgatttctctataactgtgtagttatatttaatgctctatttaggtatccaaaaatttaatgtgatgttttttaaaaaaatggaaactaaacatgccCTTATTGCCTAAACCATTCTAGTCAACGATGTTTATGATCTAAATcttgtatcaaaatataaatatctttattaCTACCATAACATTGCTTGTCCCGACGATCGCTCCTCATTTCAAAATCTACCAATTTAATCCATCTTTATTTactaaaaacaatataatcTGTTTCTTCTTCACGTTAATCTCTACTTAAACAATATaatcaatataaattttactacgCGTCTTGTACTTGTCTCATTCTGTGGCGGCTTTCTCTCTGCCGCCAGCCGTAGCGGGGCCGGCCCAGCAAATTTAGCTCCGATATTTAAATGACGTGGTGACGAAGCACTCGCGCGACCGTGTAACGACACACGCTACATTTCTTCCTTGCACTTTCCCAGCACCGAGTAGCTTCCCTCGCTCACCAACGTCTTCGCTGACATCGAGTATGCCACACGGCCGCTATATATGCGTGGCTGCACGCACAACACGCCTCTATTGCTTCACGCCGCCTCATCGTTTGCTCGTCAAGACTCGAACGCCtcgacgagagagagagagagagagagagagaggataggTTCGTGCAGGCGCGCACGccaggtcgtcgtcgccggtcaACGCCTGCACCGACCGATGGCACCGTCGCCGGagaagacgacggcgtcgctcCTCGGGAGCTTCCGCGCGGCGGTCAAGAAGGTCCGGTTCCTGCTCTCCTTCAGCGCGACGCGGTGGATCCTCTCCTCCATCGTCGGCTCGCGCGCCGGGGccacgccgcggcgccgcgtcAGCTTCGgcccggcgcggccgccgagcCTCCTCGACCTCGAGGGCAGCGCCATCGTGTCGCCGGTCAGGTCAGGTGGTGGTCCGCCGTCCAGGACGGCGAGCCtagggccgccggcgacgaggaccgTGTCGCGGACGAGCAGCGCGGCGTCGTCGGAGCTGCTGAGGACGTCGAGCGacgggtcgtcgtcgtcgcccggcggcggcggcggcgacaacgacaTCGACCGGCGCGCCGAGCTGTTCATCGCCAACTTCTACAAGCATATACAGATGGAGCGGCAGGTGTCCCTGCAGCTGCGGTACTTGGAGCGCACGCCCTCCAGGTGATTGATTCCTTGTAGGAtcgatttttttcccttttttttttacaaaaggaTATTGTCATGGTCAAAAGCAGTGTATGTAGATTTAGATGGGTG is a window of Oryza brachyantha chromosome 8, ObraRS2, whole genome shotgun sequence DNA encoding:
- the LOC102711726 gene encoding uncharacterized protein LOC102711726 — protein: MGSLARDTSIVAEHFGQHIQSVQRLWKRGKTQLANFISVEVSSRKKGRCGRKATHVSLEELRNIPLKERMTIEDLSSKLNMSKWSIQRFLKKGLIRRHSSSIKPFLTPANKKTRLKWCVDMIDNEMLDDPRFKDLFDIAFIDEKWFYLTQQSEKYYLLPKEDEPHRTCKNKNYISRIMFLVVCARPRFSESGECIFDGKIGCFPLVTWEPAQRGNVRTGRVRGDLMVKPILSITRDVIRDFMINKVLPAIRAKWPREDVGKPIYIQQDNTPSHLKLDDPQFCEAAKQHGFDIRLICQPPNSPDFNILDLGFFRAIQAIQYKKNAKTVEALIPVVHEAFMEYSPHKANRIFVTLQTVLMEVMKIKGCNKYKIPHMQKERLEREQRLPLQISCDPLLLAAAMSSLDA
- the LOC102712004 gene encoding uncharacterized protein LOC102712004, whose protein sequence is MEGLRCLHGWLACSCNQAAPDRNSSTKTTASLLGSFRAAVKKVRFLLSFSATRWILSSIVGSRAGATPRRRVSFGPARPPSLLDLEGSAIVSPVRSGGGPPSRTASLGPPATRTVSRTSSAASSELLRTSSDGSSSSPGGGGGDNDIDRRAELFIANFYKHIQMERQVSLQLRYLERTPSR